A DNA window from uncultured Methanoregula sp. contains the following coding sequences:
- a CDS encoding MFS transporter — MIAEPEHPELPAHSPAMLRAVLVAAFIGDFLSPFLMASLAISTPEIGKELGLEVVYLGWILTSFLLASSALMLTAGRLGDCIGHKRVFVAGMIFSLFGCIIALFASSFPVLIIALVVVGISSGFIWATTVPLRLSAFPPGMRGNLMGQNTAAVYSGVAAGPVIGGVLIEFFGWHSIFLAIIPLVLINLLLVKIYVWKLPEHHNRSLSGFDIGGSVLFAIAMITLIYGFSEIPRTEGFLSIGGSLVLFAAFILYEKRVASPIFDVNLLFGNRKFLLAGVAAMLGYSITAGMIYVIPLFVQSIMGFSPIISGLVFVGAALCQVLFSLIAGQMSDRVTPGHISAAGLAVATIALVLFLGIDDTTSLLIIAGLLMVLYTGIAFFGTPNSYAIMGSVPRERHGMAAGTIATFRRFGNQFSIAVPMMVFSIILGKVVLTDVKTPDFLISFRIIMGIFVAFTVTGIVCSLLQEKVRGKDRPSDD, encoded by the coding sequence ATGATTGCCGAACCTGAACATCCGGAATTGCCGGCCCATTCCCCCGCGATGCTCAGAGCCGTGCTTGTTGCTGCCTTCATTGGAGATTTTCTCTCACCGTTTCTCATGGCCTCGCTTGCCATCTCAACACCGGAGATAGGAAAAGAACTGGGTCTCGAGGTCGTGTATCTCGGCTGGATCCTCACCTCGTTCCTGCTCGCCTCCTCCGCGCTCATGCTGACGGCAGGGAGGCTCGGAGATTGTATCGGGCATAAGAGAGTCTTTGTAGCGGGAATGATCTTCTCCCTGTTCGGGTGTATCATCGCCTTGTTTGCATCCAGCTTCCCGGTCCTCATCATTGCACTCGTCGTAGTCGGCATCAGCAGCGGGTTTATCTGGGCAACAACGGTCCCTCTGCGCCTGAGTGCATTTCCTCCGGGCATGCGGGGAAACCTGATGGGGCAGAATACCGCCGCGGTCTATTCAGGAGTTGCAGCCGGCCCGGTCATCGGCGGAGTCCTAATCGAGTTTTTTGGCTGGCACAGCATCTTCCTTGCCATCATCCCGCTCGTGCTCATAAATCTCCTGCTTGTAAAGATATACGTCTGGAAACTGCCGGAGCACCATAACCGGAGCCTGTCCGGGTTCGATATCGGGGGATCGGTTCTCTTCGCCATTGCCATGATCACCCTGATCTACGGGTTCTCGGAGATCCCCCGCACGGAGGGGTTCCTGTCCATCGGCGGATCGCTGGTCCTGTTTGCTGCGTTCATCCTGTACGAAAAACGGGTGGCCAGCCCGATATTTGATGTCAACCTGTTATTCGGCAACAGGAAATTCCTGCTGGCGGGAGTTGCTGCGATGCTCGGGTATTCCATCACCGCCGGGATGATCTACGTAATACCGCTCTTTGTCCAGAGCATCATGGGATTTTCTCCCATCATCTCCGGGCTGGTATTTGTAGGGGCAGCTCTCTGCCAGGTCCTATTTTCCCTGATTGCCGGTCAGATGTCGGACCGGGTAACGCCGGGCCATATCTCGGCTGCCGGCCTCGCGGTCGCGACCATTGCCCTTGTCCTGTTCCTGGGAATTGACGATACAACCTCACTTCTCATCATTGCCGGTCTGCTCATGGTACTCTATACCGGCATAGCTTTTTTCGGGACGCCCAACTCCTATGCCATCATGGGGTCGGTGCCGAGAGAGAGACACGGCATGGCTGCGGGCACGATAGCGACATTCCGGCGCTTTGGGAACCAGTTCTCGATCGCGGTCCCGATGATGGTCTTCTCAATTATCCTGGGAAAAGTCGTTCTTACCGATGTGAAAACGCCGGATTTCCTCATCTCATTCCGAATAATCATGGGCATATTCGTGGCATTCACGGTGACAGGTATTGTCTGTTCGCTTCTGCAGGAGAAAGTGAGAGGAAAGGATCGTCCGTCAGACGATTAA
- a CDS encoding nuclear transport factor 2 family protein: MTLSKAQEAEVIATMQAYVSAYQKRDIRALSAVFSHDISGFGSGPDEVIADHKDFIQHMKRDMSQATILAADFTDRKIFGDGRIAWVTSKSSMTFTTDGTTKQTIYGRSTMVLQDKGSGWKIEQLHFSLPYGGQAVGQSFPGE; encoded by the coding sequence ATGACTCTTTCAAAAGCACAGGAAGCAGAAGTAATCGCAACCATGCAGGCATATGTCTCGGCATACCAGAAGAGGGACATACGGGCATTATCAGCGGTATTCTCCCACGACATCAGCGGGTTTGGCAGCGGACCCGACGAAGTGATTGCAGATCACAAGGACTTCATCCAGCACATGAAACGCGACATGAGCCAGGCAACCATCCTTGCCGCAGATTTTACTGATCGGAAGATTTTCGGCGATGGCAGGATCGCGTGGGTAACGTCGAAGAGTTCGATGACGTTCACAACCGACGGGACAACGAAGCAGACCATTTATGGCAGGTCGACGATGGTGCTCCAGGACAAAGGGAGCGGCTGGAAAATTGAGCAGCTGCACTTCTCCCTGCCCTATGGCGGACAGGCTGTCGGCCAGTCGTTCCCCGGCGAATAA
- a CDS encoding peptidase domain-containing protein, with protein sequence MKDHWIVVLLIMIGAALFAPAVSAQIVEEKEGYVVSTADDIAKGDQLARISSLVSSSISQGQLHSYSRYVYSGTTSIISDLNWGDTTDSISLTLVAPDITLGPYYDSADGWTDGRIYLSVSKSSGLPQGTWWNRVYGSQVTGSQAYTFESF encoded by the coding sequence ATGAAGGATCACTGGATTGTAGTATTATTGATCATGATCGGTGCAGCACTTTTCGCACCGGCAGTATCGGCACAGATTGTTGAAGAGAAAGAGGGGTACGTTGTATCCACTGCGGATGATATCGCAAAAGGGGACCAGCTGGCCAGGATATCGTCGCTGGTATCCAGCTCTATCAGCCAGGGACAATTACATTCGTATTCACGGTACGTATATTCCGGAACAACATCGATCATATCCGATCTCAACTGGGGGGATACGACAGATTCGATCTCGCTCACCCTTGTTGCACCGGATATAACCCTTGGCCCCTATTACGACAGCGCCGATGGCTGGACCGATGGCAGGATTTACCTCAGTGTTTCAAAATCATCCGGGCTTCCCCAGGGCACCTGGTGGAACAGGGTCTATGGATCCCAGGTTACAGGTTCCCAGGCTTACACATTCGAATCATTCTGA
- a CDS encoding winged helix-turn-helix transcriptional regulator, whose protein sequence is MSKRVLFVAVIFLLFGCAAILPVSADTGGYVVRPATPDMVHGPSQELARVPLWEHPPRVLAIYLALFLSPFLVYPVEIFFLLKLFSYLGYRKIARKNVLENSSRSVIFHYIRESPGTDFSEISRETGVSINTLRYHLAVLKLTNKITALETTRNARYYENSGSYPVMEQKILKYLRNKPTRTLLQSVKEKPCQTRVELETAMGISGPGVSWHIRRLSDDGIITNTKVGRNNHYELNPDVIPHLDKYLPMCLEDPDKEKNS, encoded by the coding sequence ATGAGTAAACGGGTTTTATTCGTTGCTGTAATTTTTCTCCTCTTCGGGTGCGCCGCGATACTTCCCGTTTCAGCAGATACCGGCGGATACGTTGTGAGGCCTGCAACTCCCGATATGGTGCACGGGCCGTCCCAGGAACTTGCCCGCGTCCCTCTCTGGGAGCACCCGCCCCGGGTACTGGCGATTTACCTGGCACTCTTCCTCTCCCCGTTTCTTGTATACCCCGTCGAGATCTTTTTTCTCCTGAAACTCTTTTCCTATCTGGGATATAGAAAAATTGCACGGAAGAATGTTCTTGAAAATTCTTCGAGAAGCGTAATCTTCCATTATATCCGGGAGAGTCCCGGTACAGACTTCTCAGAGATCTCCCGGGAGACCGGAGTTTCAATAAATACCCTCCGGTATCATCTCGCAGTCCTGAAACTCACCAATAAGATCACCGCGCTCGAAACCACAAGGAATGCCAGGTATTACGAGAACTCGGGCTCTTATCCGGTGATGGAGCAGAAAATCCTGAAATATCTTCGCAATAAACCGACCAGGACTCTCCTGCAGAGCGTTAAGGAGAAACCATGTCAGACCCGGGTAGAACTTGAGACTGCAATGGGCATTTCCGGTCCCGGGGTGAGCTGGCATATACGCCGGTTGTCTGATGATGGGATCATTACGAATACGAAAGTCGGCAGGAATAACCATTATGAACTCAACCCGGACGTGATTCCCCATCTGGATAAATATCTTCCAATGTGCCTTGAGGATCCCGACAAGGAGAAGAACAGCTGA
- a CDS encoding acetate--CoA ligase family protein — MTQKMLSEAEGYDILRKYDLPVPEYQIVKSGEDAAHAAERMGCPVVMKIISPQIVHKSDAGGVIVGIGSRKAALGAFTKIIDGAKAYNPDAHVEGVIVEQQAEPGLELIIGGRTDPAFGKVITFGMGGTMVELMKDVTLRILPITEEEIRQMIKEINAYPLIAGYRGAKPRDEEELVRIISNVARFFEENEQVVEFDINPIRLYESGACAVDARVIVNDDIKVIEKIARVPVPMEYFNPRSIAVVGASQDSSKMGYAVMHNLLHFPGQLYPVNNKRSEIQGLKAYPSITAIPAPVDLAVITVPAIHVPAVIAECGAKGVPMAVIITAGFKEMGEGGKALEDRVLEIAKRNGTRIIGPNCLGVIIPPRGIDTTYVHQSPKPGNIAFISQSGAIINTVVDWSLAKNIGFSNVISVGNQSDLDFLDYIRYVGKDEKTKAIILYIEQITDGKGFMEVVSEVAKIKPVIAIKAGSSRRGQAAASSHTGSLSGSYDVYMEAFRKSGVIAVHTLTGAFLAAQMLAHPKRYPKGKRAVIITNAGGYAVLSSDYAERYGVEIVDLPKEVIDEMNEFLPEFWNKGNPIDLLGDASEKRFEKTFSVLAKHEDLWDIAFIITFPNLVLTSEQIAKQILKFSGMTQNRLVATLLGGDSMNTGREMLKEHDIPSFEELDYTYRVVGRVLWQKFRVKAPGLL; from the coding sequence GTGACCCAGAAAATGTTGAGTGAAGCAGAAGGATATGATATTCTCAGGAAATACGATCTTCCGGTACCCGAGTACCAGATAGTAAAGAGCGGGGAAGATGCAGCACATGCCGCCGAACGTATGGGCTGCCCGGTAGTTATGAAGATCATCTCGCCCCAGATCGTCCACAAGAGCGATGCCGGCGGTGTGATTGTCGGTATCGGGAGCAGGAAAGCCGCCCTTGGTGCGTTCACCAAGATCATTGACGGCGCGAAAGCCTACAACCCCGATGCCCATGTCGAAGGCGTCATTGTCGAGCAGCAGGCCGAGCCTGGCCTCGAACTGATCATCGGGGGACGGACAGATCCAGCCTTTGGCAAGGTCATCACCTTTGGCATGGGCGGGACCATGGTCGAGCTCATGAAAGACGTGACGCTCCGGATCCTGCCCATCACCGAAGAAGAGATCCGTCAGATGATCAAGGAGATCAACGCGTATCCCCTGATTGCCGGTTACCGCGGCGCCAAGCCCCGCGATGAAGAAGAACTGGTCCGGATCATCTCAAACGTTGCCCGCTTTTTCGAAGAGAACGAGCAGGTCGTGGAATTTGATATCAACCCGATCCGGCTCTACGAGAGCGGGGCCTGTGCTGTCGATGCACGTGTCATTGTGAACGATGACATAAAGGTTATTGAAAAGATCGCACGGGTACCGGTTCCGATGGAATACTTCAACCCCCGCTCGATTGCCGTTGTCGGTGCATCACAGGATTCATCGAAGATGGGGTATGCCGTCATGCACAACCTGCTCCACTTCCCCGGCCAGCTCTACCCGGTCAACAACAAGAGAAGCGAGATTCAGGGTCTTAAGGCATACCCGTCCATCACCGCTATACCGGCACCGGTTGATCTCGCTGTTATCACGGTTCCCGCAATCCATGTTCCGGCCGTCATCGCAGAATGTGGGGCAAAAGGTGTTCCCATGGCCGTCATCATCACCGCCGGTTTCAAGGAGATGGGCGAGGGCGGAAAAGCGCTGGAAGACCGGGTTCTTGAGATCGCAAAGAGGAACGGGACCCGCATCATCGGACCTAACTGTCTTGGGGTCATCATCCCCCCGCGGGGGATCGACACAACCTACGTCCACCAGTCACCCAAGCCCGGCAACATCGCGTTCATCTCCCAGAGTGGCGCCATCATCAACACCGTTGTTGACTGGAGTCTGGCGAAAAACATCGGGTTCTCGAACGTCATTTCGGTGGGCAACCAGTCCGATCTTGATTTCCTTGATTACATCCGGTACGTTGGCAAGGACGAGAAGACCAAAGCCATCATCCTCTACATCGAACAGATTACCGATGGCAAGGGTTTCATGGAAGTTGTCTCGGAAGTGGCCAAGATCAAACCGGTCATTGCAATCAAGGCGGGTTCCTCCCGCAGGGGCCAGGCTGCCGCATCTTCGCACACGGGTTCACTCTCCGGATCCTATGATGTGTATATGGAAGCCTTCCGGAAATCCGGTGTCATTGCAGTTCACACCCTGACCGGTGCGTTCCTCGCCGCCCAGATGCTCGCCCACCCGAAACGGTATCCGAAAGGCAAGCGGGCCGTCATCATAACAAACGCCGGCGGGTACGCTGTGCTCTCCTCTGACTATGCAGAGCGGTACGGTGTCGAGATCGTTGACCTGCCAAAAGAGGTCATCGATGAGATGAACGAGTTCCTCCCCGAATTCTGGAACAAGGGCAACCCGATCGACCTGCTCGGCGATGCAAGCGAGAAACGGTTCGAGAAGACGTTCTCAGTTCTCGCCAAGCACGAGGATCTCTGGGATATCGCGTTCATCATCACGTTCCCGAACCTGGTCCTCACGTCAGAACAGATCGCAAAACAGATCCTCAAGTTCTCGGGTATGACCCAGAACCGTCTCGTTGCTACCCTGCTCGGAGGAGACTCGATGAACACGGGCCGGGAGATGTTAAAAGAGCACGACATCCCCAGTTTCGAAGAACTGGACTACACCTACCGTGTCGTAGGACGTGTGCTCTGGCAGAAGTTCCGGGTAAAAGCGCCGGGACTGTTATAA